Proteins encoded together in one Formosa sp. Hel3_A1_48 window:
- a CDS encoding outer membrane protein assembly factor BamD codes for MKKLISLLVLCVFFSSCSEYQRVLKEEDVAAKFKMGTELYDAGKYEKANRLFLQIVPKYRGKPQAEKLMYMHSKAFYLTKDYFSANYRMERFVEAYPKSERVDEIAFLAAKSYYKLSPIYPKDQTETVEGLEKLQEFINRYPESQYFAEANALVQELDGKLEKKAYEIALQYHRTAPFHRDYNSAITAFDNFLEKFPGTKYKEDVLYYKFDSAYQLAINSVPWKQAERTEKAFVFYKNLKRFFPDTKYLEQTESMHSELLDIKNNLTTKS; via the coding sequence ATGAAAAAATTAATATCTTTATTAGTCTTATGTGTTTTTTTTAGCTCTTGTAGCGAATACCAGCGTGTATTGAAGGAAGAAGATGTTGCTGCAAAGTTCAAAATGGGTACCGAACTGTACGATGCTGGTAAATACGAAAAAGCCAATCGCTTATTCCTCCAAATTGTACCCAAATACAGAGGAAAACCTCAAGCAGAAAAGTTAATGTACATGCATTCCAAAGCATTTTATTTAACCAAAGACTATTTTTCTGCAAACTACCGAATGGAACGTTTTGTCGAAGCGTATCCAAAGAGTGAACGTGTTGATGAAATTGCTTTTTTGGCCGCCAAAAGCTATTACAAACTATCTCCAATTTACCCCAAAGATCAAACGGAAACTGTTGAAGGTCTTGAAAAACTCCAAGAGTTTATCAACCGCTATCCTGAATCTCAGTATTTTGCCGAAGCAAATGCTCTTGTGCAAGAACTTGATGGTAAATTAGAAAAAAAGGCATACGAAATTGCACTACAGTACCACAGAACAGCTCCCTTCCACAGAGATTACAATTCCGCAATAACAGCGTTTGATAATTTTCTTGAAAAATTTCCAGGTACTAAATACAAAGAAGATGTTTTGTACTACAAATTTGATTCTGCCTATCAATTGGCTATAAACAGCGTTCCTTGGAAGCAAGCCGAGCGTACTGAAAAAGCCTTTGTTTTTTATAAAAATTTAAAACGCTTTTTCCCCGACACAAAATACTTAGAGCAAACCGAGTCTATGCACAGCGAATTGCTAGACATCAAAAATAATTTAACAACAAAAAGTTAA
- a CDS encoding 5'-nucleotidase C-terminal domain-containing protein: MTVKYVNFLLIILVFISCRQVKTTQKIETQRIAIDHNTAKDSLIDAFITPYRNRLQASMNEVLSFSVTEHKKTDGELNTAVGNLMADAVFERCAPILKKRYNLDLDMVLLNHGGIRAPLPKGPIQTKTAFNIMPFENKVVVAQMKGSVLMKLVNYLTKAKRAHPISGMELAITRNGTIKTLRVQGKEIESNRIYFVATNDYLYKGGDRMDFFQKSETVLDIDYKIRNVLIDHFTTKDTLNPKRDQRFIYTN; the protein is encoded by the coding sequence ATGACGGTTAAATACGTTAATTTTCTCCTTATAATTTTAGTGTTCATCTCTTGTCGTCAAGTAAAAACCACACAGAAAATTGAAACTCAGCGAATAGCTATAGACCATAACACTGCTAAAGACAGCTTAATTGATGCTTTTATAACCCCCTACAGAAATAGATTGCAAGCTTCAATGAATGAAGTTTTAAGCTTTTCAGTTACTGAACACAAAAAAACAGACGGAGAACTAAACACAGCGGTAGGCAATCTTATGGCAGATGCCGTTTTCGAACGCTGCGCACCAATTCTTAAAAAACGCTACAATCTAGACTTAGATATGGTTTTGCTCAATCATGGAGGCATTCGAGCACCATTACCAAAAGGACCAATCCAAACGAAAACTGCTTTTAATATCATGCCTTTTGAAAATAAAGTGGTTGTCGCACAAATGAAAGGTTCAGTTCTTATGAAACTGGTCAACTATCTTACAAAAGCCAAACGCGCACACCCGATTTCCGGAATGGAACTCGCGATTACCCGCAATGGAACCATCAAAACGCTTCGTGTTCAGGGAAAAGAAATAGAGTCCAACAGAATTTATTTTGTCGCCACAAATGACTACCTCTATAAAGGCGGAGACCGCATGGATTTTTTTCAAAAAAGCGAAACTGTTCTTGACATCGATTATAAAATAAGAAATGTACTGATCGACCATTTTACAACCAAAGATACTTTGAACCCAAAACGCGATCAACGTTTTATATATACCAATTAA
- the dapA gene encoding 4-hydroxy-tetrahydrodipicolinate synthase, whose amino-acid sequence MNSLIGMGVALVTPFKSDLTIDHDALSKIVSFNIDNGTDYLVISGTTGESVTITKDEKRAIVETIVKTNAGRLPLVIGIGGNNTAAVIEELKTTDLSPFVAVLSVAPYYSKPTQEGLYQHFKAVAEASSIPVILYNVPGRTAKNMEPDTSLRLARDIDNIVAIKEAGNSPEQYKALIQNKPKDFMVISGDDDLVCDVVLSGGSGVISVIGQALPALFSNMIHKGISGDEQAAKALEKSAMPLIGLIFEENNPAGIKAVLEQLGLCNDTVRLPLVTATEALKLKIKNALAEL is encoded by the coding sequence ATGAATTCATTAATAGGTATGGGGGTAGCGTTGGTCACGCCTTTCAAAAGCGACTTGACCATAGATCATGACGCGCTTTCTAAAATTGTATCATTTAACATAGATAATGGTACAGATTACCTTGTAATAAGTGGAACAACAGGCGAGAGCGTCACAATTACAAAAGATGAGAAAAGGGCTATTGTAGAAACCATTGTAAAAACCAATGCCGGTCGTCTGCCATTGGTTATTGGAATTGGAGGAAATAATACCGCGGCAGTAATTGAAGAGCTTAAGACAACTGATTTATCTCCTTTTGTAGCTGTTTTGTCAGTAGCGCCTTATTACAGCAAACCTACCCAAGAGGGGTTGTATCAACATTTTAAGGCTGTAGCCGAAGCTTCATCCATTCCTGTGATTTTATACAATGTTCCCGGTCGAACAGCAAAAAATATGGAGCCAGATACAAGCCTGCGTCTAGCCAGAGATATTGATAATATTGTTGCCATAAAAGAAGCAGGAAATAGCCCTGAGCAGTATAAAGCACTTATACAAAACAAACCCAAAGATTTTATGGTAATTTCCGGAGATGATGATTTAGTTTGTGATGTTGTATTGTCTGGAGGTTCTGGGGTTATCTCTGTTATAGGTCAAGCTTTACCAGCCTTATTTTCGAATATGATTCACAAAGGAATCTCAGGAGATGAGCAAGCTGCCAAAGCTTTAGAAAAAAGCGCAATGCCGCTCATTGGTTTGATTTTTGAAGAAAATAATCCGGCTGGTATTAAGGCTGTTTTAGAGCAACTAGGTTTGTGTAACGATACGGTTCGTTTGCCTTTGGTAACTGCAACAGAGGCATTGAAATTAAAAATTAAAAATGCCCTTGCAGAATTATAA
- a CDS encoding DNA-directed RNA polymerase subunit omega, which yields MDLKKVKAAASSVTYNRNEIDAPTENIYEAISVISRRAEQINTDIRKELIDKLEEFATYNDSLEEVFENKEQIEVSKFYERLPKPHALAVQEWLDGKIHHRKTSDES from the coding sequence ATGGATTTAAAAAAAGTAAAAGCAGCTGCCAGTTCAGTGACCTACAACCGCAATGAAATTGATGCGCCCACTGAGAATATTTATGAAGCTATTTCTGTGATTTCAAGACGTGCTGAGCAAATCAATACTGATATCCGCAAAGAACTGATTGATAAATTGGAAGAATTTGCAACGTATAACGACAGTTTAGAGGAAGTTTTTGAAAATAAAGAACAGATAGAAGTATCTAAGTTTTATGAGCGTTTACCAAAACCACATGCCTTGGCTGTTCAAGAATGGTTAGACGGTAAAATTCACCACAGAAAAACTTCTGACGAGTCCTAA
- the coaBC gene encoding bifunctional phosphopantothenoylcysteine decarboxylase/phosphopantothenate--cysteine ligase CoaBC yields MSILRGKNILLGISAGIAAYKTASLVRLFVKSGAHVRVVMTPSAKEFVTPLTLSTLSDHPVLSDFTDENDDNAVWNNHVELGLWADLFIVAPATANTLSKMASGNSDNFLIATYLSAKCPVYFAPAMDLDMYKHPTTKNALDKLQSYGNILIPSAFGELASGLVGMGRMAEPETIVGTIEQHLLEGLPLYGKKILVTAGPTHEAIDPVRYIGNHSSGRMGFEIANTAAQLGAEVILISGPTHYKALYDSIQTIPITSARDMYDAAHQYFKDVDAAILSAAVADYRPKFPAVSKLKKKSSSLVLELEKTEDVLASLGEIKEKQLLIGFALETENEVANAIKKLKAKNLDLIILNSLNDDGAGFGGSTNKISIIDKDLNQTNYPLKSKSEVADDIINELIKRVHA; encoded by the coding sequence ATGTCTATTCTACGTGGCAAAAATATACTCCTTGGCATCAGTGCTGGTATTGCTGCGTACAAAACTGCTTCTCTTGTGCGGTTGTTTGTCAAATCAGGTGCACATGTGCGCGTCGTAATGACGCCTTCGGCAAAAGAGTTTGTTACTCCACTAACCTTATCTACACTTTCTGATCACCCTGTTTTATCGGACTTTACTGACGAAAATGACGATAATGCCGTTTGGAACAACCATGTTGAACTCGGTCTTTGGGCTGATTTGTTTATAGTCGCTCCTGCCACAGCCAATACGCTGTCGAAAATGGCTTCTGGCAACAGTGATAACTTTTTGATTGCTACCTATCTATCAGCAAAATGCCCAGTGTATTTTGCACCTGCAATGGACCTAGATATGTACAAACACCCTACCACTAAAAACGCTTTAGACAAGCTTCAGTCTTATGGTAATATTTTAATTCCTTCAGCTTTTGGAGAACTTGCAAGTGGTCTTGTTGGTATGGGCCGCATGGCCGAACCTGAAACTATTGTGGGAACCATTGAGCAGCATTTACTCGAAGGTCTACCTTTGTACGGAAAAAAAATTCTTGTTACAGCTGGGCCAACACATGAAGCCATAGATCCAGTGCGCTATATTGGGAATCATTCTTCTGGGCGAATGGGATTTGAAATCGCAAATACTGCGGCACAATTGGGGGCTGAGGTCATTCTAATAAGCGGTCCAACTCACTACAAGGCGCTTTACGATTCCATCCAAACTATTCCAATTACATCTGCAAGAGATATGTATGATGCTGCACATCAATATTTTAAGGATGTTGATGCTGCTATTTTGTCGGCTGCCGTTGCAGATTACAGGCCAAAATTTCCCGCTGTTTCCAAACTAAAAAAGAAGAGTTCTTCCTTGGTTTTAGAGCTAGAAAAAACTGAAGATGTGTTGGCTTCTTTAGGAGAAATTAAAGAAAAACAACTACTTATTGGCTTTGCTTTGGAAACTGAAAATGAAGTTGCAAATGCAATAAAAAAGCTTAAAGCTAAAAATTTAGACTTAATTATATTAAATTCGTTGAACGACGATGGCGCAGGTTTTGGAGGGTCTACAAATAAAATCTCCATAATAGATAAAGATTTAAACCAAACAAACTACCCCCTAAAATCAAAATCTGAAGTCGCTGATGATATAATTAATGAACTTATAAAACGAGTGCATGCGTAA
- a CDS encoding DUF6913 domain-containing protein, which yields MFFNRIKTISSEKFLTTVLNTRSKHYSSEKIKTVGILFHYDYFDDYDFFRTLFTDLGLNDNRLRFIAFYQKDNNQPNSWDASYTTADFDWLGHCKSAEVAEFVAQPFDLLVSFYKPNRYELKIVSAMSKAHFKVGISNEDERLHDLIIDVALKDQSTFKVELVKYLKTLNKI from the coding sequence ATGTTTTTTAATCGAATCAAAACAATATCGTCTGAAAAATTTTTGACCACGGTTTTGAATACGCGCTCTAAGCACTATTCTTCTGAAAAAATTAAAACTGTAGGCATCCTTTTTCATTATGATTACTTTGATGATTATGATTTTTTTAGAACGCTCTTTACAGATCTTGGATTGAACGATAACCGCTTGCGGTTTATTGCATTTTATCAAAAGGACAATAATCAACCCAATAGTTGGGACGCCTCATACACCACTGCAGATTTTGATTGGCTTGGGCATTGTAAAAGTGCAGAGGTAGCAGAATTTGTTGCTCAGCCTTTTGATTTGTTGGTTAGTTTTTATAAACCTAACCGCTATGAACTAAAAATTGTTTCAGCTATGTCTAAGGCGCATTTTAAAGTGGGGATTTCAAACGAGGATGAACGCCTTCACGATTTGATTATTGATGTGGCTCTTAAGGATCAAAGTACTTTTAAAGTGGAACTTGTAAAATATTTAAAAACCCTAAATAAAATTTAA
- the recN gene encoding DNA repair protein RecN, which yields MLAQLYIKNYALIDELDVNFDQGFTIITGETGAGKSILLGGLSLVLGKRVDFSNIKDSSKKSIIECTFSLKDYDLTPFFDCYDLEYEPETIIRREVLPSGKSRAFINDSPVTLAVLEALGQQLIDIHAQHETLSLADDAFQFQIIDALAQTHDLLNNYKDTLADYKENQKKLESLQNQQQQSKKDYDYNSFLLQEIEEAQVLNLDLKTLESQYETLSNVDYIQSELQFAQQILSHEDVGVSTQLNELKQRFNKLKDVSSECTALFERILSTQIELEDIFTEIEHHQNILEANPQLLFETENQLKKINDLFGKHNVQTIEELNFVFEELSKKVKHLTSLDAQLESVNNLLLKNIKKLNKISSTLSAKRNCVLIDLQDELHLLLADLGMPNAVFKIELQPCSDFLFNGKDVLKFLLKANKGGQFLPLNKGASGGELSRIMLAVKYILSKHQQLPTIMFDEIDTGVSGEISNKMASIMKDMSQYMQVFTITHLPQIAAKGTHHFKVFKQDFGTTTTTQLAKLNSDERLEEIAQMLGGKEITETAKQHAQQLLN from the coding sequence TTGTTAGCTCAACTCTACATAAAAAACTATGCATTGATCGATGAGCTTGATGTGAATTTTGATCAGGGTTTTACCATCATTACAGGCGAAACCGGTGCAGGAAAATCTATTTTGCTGGGTGGTTTGTCCTTAGTTTTAGGCAAAAGAGTTGATTTTTCGAACATTAAAGACAGCAGTAAAAAAAGCATTATCGAATGCACGTTCAGTTTAAAAGATTATGACTTAACGCCTTTTTTTGATTGTTATGATCTTGAATATGAACCTGAAACTATTATCCGTCGTGAAGTCTTACCCTCAGGAAAGTCCAGAGCTTTTATAAATGACTCTCCAGTAACCCTTGCTGTTTTGGAAGCCTTAGGACAACAACTTATCGATATTCATGCCCAGCACGAAACCTTATCTTTAGCTGACGATGCCTTTCAATTTCAAATTATTGATGCTTTAGCACAAACACATGATTTGCTCAATAATTATAAAGACACTTTAGCAGATTATAAAGAAAATCAGAAAAAGTTAGAATCACTTCAAAACCAACAGCAGCAATCGAAAAAAGACTATGACTATAATAGTTTTTTATTGCAAGAAATTGAAGAAGCCCAAGTTTTAAATCTAGATTTGAAAACTTTGGAATCTCAATACGAAACTCTGAGTAATGTTGATTATATTCAAAGCGAATTACAATTTGCACAGCAGATTTTAAGCCACGAAGATGTTGGTGTTTCTACTCAACTAAACGAGCTAAAACAACGGTTTAATAAATTGAAAGATGTATCTTCTGAGTGTACTGCTCTTTTTGAGAGAATTTTAAGTACACAGATAGAACTCGAGGATATATTTACTGAAATAGAGCACCATCAGAACATATTGGAAGCCAATCCTCAGCTTTTGTTTGAAACTGAAAATCAACTCAAAAAAATAAATGACCTATTTGGTAAACACAATGTGCAGACCATTGAAGAATTGAATTTTGTTTTTGAAGAATTATCAAAAAAAGTAAAGCACTTAACAAGTCTAGATGCACAGCTAGAATCTGTCAATAATTTGTTGCTTAAAAATATAAAAAAATTAAACAAAATTTCTTCAACTCTAAGCGCAAAAAGAAATTGTGTATTGATAGATTTACAAGACGAGTTACATTTGCTTTTGGCCGACTTGGGTATGCCAAATGCAGTGTTTAAAATTGAGCTCCAACCTTGTTCAGATTTTTTATTTAATGGCAAGGATGTTTTAAAGTTCTTGTTGAAAGCCAATAAAGGCGGACAATTTTTACCACTAAACAAAGGGGCTTCTGGCGGAGAGCTGTCCCGTATCATGCTGGCCGTGAAGTACATTTTATCCAAACACCAGCAACTCCCAACCATTATGTTCGATGAAATAGATACTGGGGTTTCAGGAGAAATATCGAACAAAATGGCATCCATCATGAAAGATATGAGTCAGTATATGCAAGTGTTTACCATTACGCATCTCCCACAAATAGCAGCAAAAGGGACGCATCATTTCAAGGTTTTTAAGCAGGATTTTGGAACCACCACAACCACACAGTTGGCGAAGTTGAACTCCGACGAACGCTTAGAAGAAATTGCCCAAATGTTGGGTGGAAAAGAAATAACAGAAACCGCAAAGCAACATGCGCAACAGTTGTTGAATTAG
- a CDS encoding type IX secretion system protein PorD has translation MRKVIIYFVLLTTVFVSAQELNCNLVVNAQQTGNENVQVFKTLEKQLNEFINNTRWTDKSFALQERIDCSMIINIQNYDSDAFQASIQVQSVRPVHNSNYVSSVYNFNDKDFNFKYLEYQNLNFNPTQFQSNLISVLTFHVYMILGLDADTFELNGGDIHYKQARDIANYSQQGNVPGWAPPKGGDQTRRVLIDNVLSKTYQEYRTALYNYHRLGLDVMSSDTKEAKTKIANALLGFEALHKRRPNSFLVRTFFDAKSDEIADVFSAGPNVKITELVSVLNRVAPMHSKKWGTIKF, from the coding sequence ATGCGTAAAGTTATAATTTATTTTGTCCTATTGACTACAGTTTTTGTTTCAGCCCAAGAGCTTAACTGCAATCTTGTTGTCAACGCACAACAAACGGGGAATGAAAATGTTCAAGTGTTTAAAACTCTTGAAAAACAGCTTAATGAATTTATAAATAACACCCGCTGGACCGACAAATCTTTCGCGCTTCAAGAACGTATCGATTGCAGCATGATTATTAATATTCAAAATTACGATTCCGATGCATTTCAAGCCAGTATACAAGTGCAGTCGGTACGCCCTGTGCACAACTCAAATTATGTCAGTAGTGTTTATAACTTCAATGACAAAGACTTCAATTTTAAGTATTTAGAATATCAAAATTTAAATTTCAATCCAACACAATTTCAATCCAATTTAATCTCAGTATTGACTTTTCACGTGTATATGATTTTGGGATTGGATGCTGATACCTTTGAACTTAATGGAGGGGATATACATTACAAACAAGCAAGAGATATTGCCAATTATTCGCAACAAGGCAATGTTCCAGGATGGGCACCACCAAAAGGGGGCGATCAAACGCGCAGAGTCCTTATTGATAATGTTTTATCAAAAACCTATCAAGAATACAGAACAGCTTTGTACAACTACCACCGCTTGGGGCTGGATGTGATGTCTAGTGATACAAAAGAAGCCAAGACTAAAATAGCTAATGCGTTATTAGGCTTTGAAGCGCTGCATAAAAGACGACCTAATTCATTTTTAGTGCGTACCTTTTTCGATGCAAAATCTGATGAAATCGCCGATGTTTTTTCGGCTGGTCCAAACGTGAAAATCACAGAACTTGTTTCTGTTCTGAATAGAGTTGCACCCATGCATTCAAAAAAATGGGGGACCATAAAATTTTAA